In a single window of the Bufo bufo chromosome 5, aBufBuf1.1, whole genome shotgun sequence genome:
- the LOC121001111 gene encoding small ubiquitin-related modifier 2-B-like translates to MANNKPREIMKAKNNDHINLKVTGQDGSVVKFKIKNMQKQPINDTDTPSPLEMEDEDTIDVFQQQIGGNH, encoded by the coding sequence ATGGCCAACAATAAACCAAGAGAGATCATGAAGGCTAAAAACAATGACCACATCAACTTGAAGGTAACTGGCCAGGATGGCTCCGTTGTCAAGTTCAAGATCAAAAACATGCAAAAACAGCCTATTAATGATACAGACACGCCATCACCATTGGAAATGGAGGATGAAGATACGATTGATGTTTTCCAGCAGCAGATCGGAGGAAACCACTAG